A stretch of DNA from Sphingomonas sp. SORGH_AS_0879:
CGGAACGCACATCGAGCATCCCGTCCCCACGCCCGACCGCGATGGCGGGCAGCCCGTCGCGCGTCCGGCGGACCGGCACGATGCTTTCCGGATCGGTCAGGAGCAGGACGCGCGCGGCGGCGGGCCCCGCTTCGGTCACGCGACCGATCAGGCCTTCGGGACCGCGCACCGCCATGCCGGGCGTCACGCCCTGCCAGCGCCCGGCATTGAGCAGGGCGAAGCGCCGACCGCTCGCCCCGGTCGAACTGACCAGCCGGGCGGTGGCGATGCTGTCGGGCGTCCGGTCGCGGACCGCCAGCAAGCGCCGCAACCGGCGATTGTCATAGGCGATGGTCCGCGCGGTTAGCAGGACCTTGCGCGATTGCTCCAGTTCGGCGCGCAGTCGCTCATTCTCGGAATGGACGAAGAAATAATGGCCGATCGTATCGGGGACGCCGCTGATCGCGTCGCCGATCGCGACGAACCCGCCCGAGATGGGCGCCGTCACGCTGCCCAACGTCATGCGCAGGGCGCCGAAGGCGGGCGGGTGGAAGGTCGATGCGACAAGCAGCACCGCACCCACCACCGCACCCGCCACCGCGAGCACATAGGCCAGGAAAGCCCCATATTGCCGCCGTCGCGAAAAGCCGGTGCGACGGTCGCGGGCAGGCGCCATGCGCCGGTCCCCTTATGCTGGAGGTTAGCCGTTCAGCAGGACGCCGCGATACATCGGGTCTTCCAGCGCGCGGCCGGTGCCCAGAGCCACGCAGGTCAGCGGGTCCTCCGCCACCGTCACCGGCAGGCCGGTCTCGTCGCGCAGCACCTCGTCCAGCCCTTCGAGCAGCGCGCCGCCGCCGGTCAGGACGATGCCCTGGTCGACGATATCGGCGGCCAGTTCGGGCGCGGTGTTCTCCAGGGCGACACGAACGCCCTCGACGATGGTCGCGACCGGCTCGGACAGCGCCTCGGCGATCTGGCCCTGGTTGATCGAGATTTCCTTGGGCACCCCGTTGACCAGGTCGCGGCCCTTGATCTGGATCGTCACGCCGATGCCGTCCGCCGGGGGACGCGCGATGCCGACCTCCTGCTTGATCCGCTCGGCGGTGGCTTCGCCGATCAGCAGGTTATGGTTACGGCGAACGTAAGAGACGATCGACTCGTCCATCTTGTCGCCGCCGACGCGGACCGAGGTCGTGTAGGCGAGCCCCCGGAGCGACAGCACCGCGACTTCGGTCGTGCCGCCACCGATGTCCACGACCATCGAGCCGATCGGCTCGGTGACGGGCATGTCGGCACCGATCGCGGCGGCCATCGGCTCTTCGATCAGGAAGACTTGGCTCGCGCCCGCGTTCGAGGCGGCGTCGCGGATCGCGCGGCGCTCGACCTTGGTCGAACCCGACGGCACGCAGATCACGATCTCGGGCCAGCGCGCGAACTTGCGCGGGCCGTGCACCTTCAGGATGAAGTGCTTGATCATCTGTTCGGCGACGTCGATGTCCGCGATCACGCCGTCGCGAAGCGGCCGGATCGCCTCGATATTGCCCGGTGTCTTGCCCATCATCAGCTTGGCGTCGTCGCCGACCGCCTTTACCCGCTTGATGCCGTTGATCGTCTCGACCGCGACGACGGACGGCTCGTTCAGCACGATGCCGCGTCCGCGGACATAGACCACGGTGTTCGCGGTGCCGAGGTCGATCGCCATGTCTTGCGACATGAATTTCAGGAAGCGGGGAAGGGGCATCGAGGCTTTCGTTCCGTCTGTGGACCGGGTGGGCGTGGACTCATATCCCAGACCGCCGCCAAGAGCCGTTACAGGCACCTGCTCCGTCACATTTGCGGGGTCGCGGGATGCCGTCGCTTGGGCTAGGGTTTGCCGCATGTCAATACGGCGTCTGCCTCCGCATCTCGTCAATCGTATCGCCGCCGGTGAAGTGGTCGAAAGGCCCGCCAGTGCGTTGAAGGAACTGGTCGAAAATTCGATCGATGCGGGGGCCACCCGGATCGCGGTCACGCTGGGTCAGGGCGGGCTTAGCCGGATCGAGGTCGCCGATGACGGATGCGGCATGTCGGCGGAGGACATGGCCCTCGCGCTGGAGCGGCATTGCACGTCCAAACTGCCCGACGAGGCGATCGAATCGGTCGTAACCCTCGGATTTCGAGGCGAAGCCTTGCCTTCGATCGCCAGCGTCGCGCGGGTCACGATCGAAAGCCGCCCGGCGGGGCGTGATGGCTGGAGCCGTGTCGTCGACAATGGCGAGGTGCTGCGCGACGGTCCCGCCGCCGTGCCGCCGGGCACGCGGATCGTGGTGGAGGACCTGTTCGCGCGGGTCCCCGCCCGCCGCAAATTCCTGCGTTCGCCGCGATCCGAATATGCCGCCTGCCTCGACATGGTGCGCCGCCTGGCCATGGCCCGGCCCGACATCGCCTTCACGCTGGAGCATGACGGCAGGCGGGCACTGACCGTGCCGGGCGGCGAGGAGCGACCGGGGCGAGTCGCGGGGCTGACCGACCGCGCGCTGGCGGAGAATTCGGTCGCGATCGACTGGGTCCGTGATTCGGTGACGTTGGGCGGCGTCGCCAGCCTGCCGACCTTCAACCGGGGCATTGCCGACCATCAATATCTGTTCGTCAATGGACGACCGGTGCGCGACCGGCTGCTGATGGGCGCCATTCGCGGCGCCTATGCCGAGATGCTGCCGCGCGATCGCCATGCCGTCGTCGCGCTGTTCCTCGACCTGCCGCCGAGCGAGGTCGATGTGAACGTCCACCCGGCCAAGACCGAGGTCCGCTTCCGCGACCCCGCCCTGATCCGGGGCATG
This window harbors:
- the mutL gene encoding DNA mismatch repair endonuclease MutL, yielding MSIRRLPPHLVNRIAAGEVVERPASALKELVENSIDAGATRIAVTLGQGGLSRIEVADDGCGMSAEDMALALERHCTSKLPDEAIESVVTLGFRGEALPSIASVARVTIESRPAGRDGWSRVVDNGEVLRDGPAAVPPGTRIVVEDLFARVPARRKFLRSPRSEYAACLDMVRRLAMARPDIAFTLEHDGRRALTVPGGEERPGRVAGLTDRALAENSVAIDWVRDSVTLGGVASLPTFNRGIADHQYLFVNGRPVRDRLLMGAIRGAYAEMLPRDRHAVVALFLDLPPSEVDVNVHPAKTEVRFRDPALIRGMIVSGLRRALDEAGHRSVQRPAESALAMWQTESVGAAPQPAMPPADDWTPAGPETRVMERQSLFAPRPGFSAPPPLARAEAAFTLPPEVRQFPMGVARGQVAKTYIVAEAEDGLVLVDQHAAHERLVLERMRAALTGGRIASQAMLIPEVVELDEPACDRLEARAEELAEFGLDLERFGPTAMLVRATPALLGQSDPKGLVSDLADELAAFDQALSLRERLDHVAATMACHGSVRAGRILSVAEMNALLREMEVTPHSGQCNHGRPTWVKLQHGDIEKLFGRK
- the mreC gene encoding rod shape-determining protein MreC, which codes for MAPARDRRTGFSRRRQYGAFLAYVLAVAGAVVGAVLLVASTFHPPAFGALRMTLGSVTAPISGGFVAIGDAISGVPDTIGHYFFVHSENERLRAELEQSRKVLLTARTIAYDNRRLRRLLAVRDRTPDSIATARLVSSTGASGRRFALLNAGRWQGVTPGMAVRGPEGLIGRVTEAGPAAARVLLLTDPESIVPVRRTRDGLPAIAVGRGDGMLDVRSVTTNVRLAKDDLFVTSGTGGLYAPNIPVARIRSAGGDVAIARPFVHPDTLDFAIVQRAFMPMPPSAPAPRP
- a CDS encoding rod shape-determining protein, with the translated sequence MPLPRFLKFMSQDMAIDLGTANTVVYVRGRGIVLNEPSVVAVETINGIKRVKAVGDDAKLMMGKTPGNIEAIRPLRDGVIADIDVAEQMIKHFILKVHGPRKFARWPEIVICVPSGSTKVERRAIRDAASNAGASQVFLIEEPMAAAIGADMPVTEPIGSMVVDIGGGTTEVAVLSLRGLAYTTSVRVGGDKMDESIVSYVRRNHNLLIGEATAERIKQEVGIARPPADGIGVTIQIKGRDLVNGVPKEISINQGQIAEALSEPVATIVEGVRVALENTAPELAADIVDQGIVLTGGGALLEGLDEVLRDETGLPVTVAEDPLTCVALGTGRALEDPMYRGVLLNG